In the Rhinoderma darwinii isolate aRhiDar2 chromosome 13, aRhiDar2.hap1, whole genome shotgun sequence genome, one interval contains:
- the LOC142666103 gene encoding nucleolar transcription factor 1-B-like isoform X3, with protein sequence MNGAAGNEETNTMTAPSDQYNWSQEDMLILLETMKTNMPSIDRRCKTTESRLDWNKLAFKNYTGDTCRKTWRRISSEVRRYRTLTELLQDAKEHVRHPYKGEQMKRHPEFPKKPLTPYFRFLLEEKASYAKLHPEMSNLDISKNLSQKYKELTDSKKAKYYQDFQNEREDYQKNLAKFKEAHPDLMPSTKKSDAPETPKTPPQQLRGNRKRKSSSKIAE encoded by the exons ATGAACGGAGCAGCAGGCAACGAAGAAACAAACACCATGACTGCCCCAAGTGATCAAT ATAACTGGTCTCAAGAGGACATGCTTATTCTCCTGGAAACCATGAAGACCAACATGCCCAGCATTGACAGAAGATGCAAAACCACAGAGTCTCGTCTGGACTGGAATAAGCTGGCCTTCAAGAACTATACAGGGGACACGTGTCGTAAAACGTGGCGAAGGATCTCATCTGAG gtcaggaGGTACCGGACTCTCACAGAACTTCTTCAAGATGCAAAAGAACATGTGAGGCATCCATATAAAGGAGAGCAAATGAAG agacACCCAGAGTTTCCCAAGAAGCCCCTCACACCCTATTTCCGCTTCTTATTGGAGGAGAAGGCAAGCTATGCTAAGCTTCATCCAGAAATGAGCAACCTGGACATAAGCAAGAACCTGTCCCAAAAGTATAAAGAGTTAACAGATTCAAAGAAG GCGAAATATTATCAGGATTTCCAGAATGAGAGGGAAGATTATCAGAAGAACCTGGCGAAATTCAA AGAGGCGCACCCAGATCTCATGCCATCTACAAAGAAATCTGATGCCCCCGAAACACCCAAGACCCCTCCTCAACAGCTGCGGGGCAACCGTAAAAGGAAGAGCTCTTCTAAAATAG CTGAATGA
- the LOC142666103 gene encoding nucleolar transcription factor 1-B-like isoform X1: MGCAAVSCVLSQESGIRLVISPRAKNLHHVTVWRRREPGVGGVRDRGFRGRFIGRSPALCAPSPCLLDGCRVSTWQRMNGAAGNEETNTMTAPSDQYNWSQEDMLILLETMKTNMPSIDRRCKTTESRLDWNKLAFKNYTGDTCRKTWRRISSEVRRYRTLTELLQDAKEHVRHPYKGEQMKRHPEFPKKPLTPYFRFLLEEKASYAKLHPEMSNLDISKNLSQKYKELTDSKKAKYYQDFQNEREDYQKNLAKFKEAHPDLMPSTKKSDAPETPKTPPQQLRGNRKRKSSSKIAE, translated from the exons ATGGGATGTGCCGCTGTCAGCTGCGTATTGAGCCAGGAATCCGGGATCAGGCTGGTCATCTCCCCCCGGGCTAAAAATCTGCATCATGTCACCGTCTGGAGGAGGCGGGAACCCGGGGTGGGCGGGGTACGCGACCGGGGGTTCAGAGGGAGATTCATAGGACGATCTCCGGCGCTATGCGCACCGTCCCCG TGTCTCCTGGACGGGTGCCGAGTATCTACCTGGCAGAGAATGAACGGAGCAGCAGGCAACGAAGAAACAAACACCATGACTGCCCCAAGTGATCAAT ATAACTGGTCTCAAGAGGACATGCTTATTCTCCTGGAAACCATGAAGACCAACATGCCCAGCATTGACAGAAGATGCAAAACCACAGAGTCTCGTCTGGACTGGAATAAGCTGGCCTTCAAGAACTATACAGGGGACACGTGTCGTAAAACGTGGCGAAGGATCTCATCTGAG gtcaggaGGTACCGGACTCTCACAGAACTTCTTCAAGATGCAAAAGAACATGTGAGGCATCCATATAAAGGAGAGCAAATGAAG agacACCCAGAGTTTCCCAAGAAGCCCCTCACACCCTATTTCCGCTTCTTATTGGAGGAGAAGGCAAGCTATGCTAAGCTTCATCCAGAAATGAGCAACCTGGACATAAGCAAGAACCTGTCCCAAAAGTATAAAGAGTTAACAGATTCAAAGAAG GCGAAATATTATCAGGATTTCCAGAATGAGAGGGAAGATTATCAGAAGAACCTGGCGAAATTCAA AGAGGCGCACCCAGATCTCATGCCATCTACAAAGAAATCTGATGCCCCCGAAACACCCAAGACCCCTCCTCAACAGCTGCGGGGCAACCGTAAAAGGAAGAGCTCTTCTAAAATAG CTGAATGA
- the LOC142666103 gene encoding nucleolar transcription factor 1-B-like isoform X2 codes for MVPRGLSARTAVQCLLDGCRVSTWQRMNGAAGNEETNTMTAPSDQYNWSQEDMLILLETMKTNMPSIDRRCKTTESRLDWNKLAFKNYTGDTCRKTWRRISSEVRRYRTLTELLQDAKEHVRHPYKGEQMKRHPEFPKKPLTPYFRFLLEEKASYAKLHPEMSNLDISKNLSQKYKELTDSKKAKYYQDFQNEREDYQKNLAKFKEAHPDLMPSTKKSDAPETPKTPPQQLRGNRKRKSSSKIAE; via the exons ATGGTACCACGAGGTCTCTCAGCCCGGACTGCAGTACAG TGTCTCCTGGACGGGTGCCGAGTATCTACCTGGCAGAGAATGAACGGAGCAGCAGGCAACGAAGAAACAAACACCATGACTGCCCCAAGTGATCAAT ATAACTGGTCTCAAGAGGACATGCTTATTCTCCTGGAAACCATGAAGACCAACATGCCCAGCATTGACAGAAGATGCAAAACCACAGAGTCTCGTCTGGACTGGAATAAGCTGGCCTTCAAGAACTATACAGGGGACACGTGTCGTAAAACGTGGCGAAGGATCTCATCTGAG gtcaggaGGTACCGGACTCTCACAGAACTTCTTCAAGATGCAAAAGAACATGTGAGGCATCCATATAAAGGAGAGCAAATGAAG agacACCCAGAGTTTCCCAAGAAGCCCCTCACACCCTATTTCCGCTTCTTATTGGAGGAGAAGGCAAGCTATGCTAAGCTTCATCCAGAAATGAGCAACCTGGACATAAGCAAGAACCTGTCCCAAAAGTATAAAGAGTTAACAGATTCAAAGAAG GCGAAATATTATCAGGATTTCCAGAATGAGAGGGAAGATTATCAGAAGAACCTGGCGAAATTCAA AGAGGCGCACCCAGATCTCATGCCATCTACAAAGAAATCTGATGCCCCCGAAACACCCAAGACCCCTCCTCAACAGCTGCGGGGCAACCGTAAAAGGAAGAGCTCTTCTAAAATAG CTGAATGA
- the LOC142666746 gene encoding nucleolar transcription factor 1-B-like has translation MNGAAGNEETNTMTAPSDQDIWSQEDMVILLESMNTILPDQDHLKHKATESHLDWNKLAFKTYTGDMCRQKWIEVTAKVRKFRTLTEVLEDAEELVRDPYKGKKLTRHPEFPRKPLTPYYRFFLEEKASYAKLHPEMSNLDICKNLSKMYKELTDSKKAKYIQDFQNEREDYQKNLAKFKEAHPDLLPSTKKSDAPERPKTPLQQPRGKRKRKSSSKKAELR, from the exons ATGAACGGAGCAGCAGGCAACGAAGAAACCAACACCATGACTGCCCCAAGTGATCAAG ATATCTGGTCTCAAGAGGACATGGTTATTCTCCTGGAAAGCATGAACACCATCCTGCCCGACCAGGACCATTTAAAACACAAAGCCACGGAGTCTCATCTGGACTGGAATAAGCTGGCCTTCAAGACCTATACAGGGGACATGTGTCGTCAAAAGTGGATAGAGGTCACAGCTAAG GTCAGGAAGTTCCGGACTCTCACAGAAGTTCTTGAAGATGCAGAAGAACTTGTGAGGGATCCATATAAAGGAAAGAAACTGACG agacacCCAGAGTTTCCCAGGAAGCCCCTCACACCCTATTACCGCttcttcttggaggagaaggcaAGCTATGCTAAGCTTCATCCAGAAATGAGCAACCTGGACATATGCAAGAACCTGTCCAAAATGTATAAAGAGTTAACAGATTCAAAGAAG GCAAAATATATTCAGGATTTCCAGAATGAGAGGGAAGATTATCAGAAGAACCTGGCGAAATTCAA AGAGGCGCACCCAGATCTCCTGCCATCTACAAAGAAATCTGATGCCCCTGAAAGACCCAAGACCCCCCTTCAACAGCCGCGGGGCAAGCGTAAGAGGAAGAGCTCTTCTAAAAAAG CTGAATTAAGATGA